In Procambarus clarkii isolate CNS0578487 unplaced genomic scaffold, FALCON_Pclarkii_2.0 HiC_scaffold_130, whole genome shotgun sequence, the following are encoded in one genomic region:
- the LOC123753209 gene encoding baculoviral IAP repeat-containing protein 8-like — translation MDPLCARKFYSIESLKCAGVRLQTFVDWPIKWLNPIDLVEDGFYYLRNSDYCLCAFCYCIVGAWIVGDTPRRRHKIINQDCAFIRGERSDNVSLEVSEIAFKYGLEFVSHKIELGNKKISGSSGAPPKEDLGLIKFRKSLNPGLVTYKSRLETFDMTWPGSVKQTSHELAEAGFFYCGISDHVCCYHCACGIRNWRPEDDPWTLHARCSPECAYIILARGKEFVKNARLTIPLPIKPIDNDLINILMEGMDKFKHLIHKKLIPVESIRYALSEYLKESRDLLPFIIQSRCLEIVLRYMQEGTDIYLRVRDLIYEAVDDKKEQEATLEDLGLKTLPETCTNTDENKDCIEQSWEEDILCRVCMDKNINIVILPCKHMVTCSGCLLALKCCPICRGNILYIINPIAS, via the exons atggatcctttgtgtgccaggaagttttacagtatagaaagccttaaatgtgcaggagttagactacaaacatttgtggattggcccattaagtggttaaaccctattgacttagttgaagatgggttctattaccttcgcaatagtgattactgtttgtgtgcattttgttattgtatagtaggtgcatggattgttggtgatacccccagaagacgtcataagatcattaatcaagactgtgcctttattagaggcgagaggagtgacaatgtttctttagaggtgtctgagatagctttcaaatatggactggaatttgtttcccataaaatagaactgggaaataagaaaataagtggtagta gtggtgctcctcctaaggaagatctgggattgatcaaatttaggaaatcgctgaatccaggattggtaacttataaatctcgcctagagacatttgatatgacatggcctggaagcgtcaagcaaacttctcatgagctggcagaagctggttttttttactgtg gtataagtgaccacgtctgctgctatcactgcgcctgtggaatacgaaattggagaccagaagatgatccttggacgttacatgcgagatgtagtccagaatgtgcttacattattcttgcaaggggcaaggaatttgttaagaatgctagattgacaataccattacctataaaacctatagacaatgatttaattaatatcttaatggagggtatggataagttcaaacatctgattcataaaaaattaatacctgtggagagtataagatatgctttaagtgagtaccttaaggaatccagagatttgttgccttttattatacaaagtagatgtctagaaatcgtgttgaggtatatgcaagagggaacagatatttatttacggGTACGGGACTTAATTTATGAAGCAGTTGATGATAAAAAGGAACAAGAAGCTACGCTtgaagatctgggattgaaaaCTTTACCGGAGACTTGTACTAACACTGATGAAAACAAGGACTGTATAGAACAATCTTGGGAAGAAGATATTTTATGCAGAGTTTGTatggataaaaatataaatattgtaatactaccatgtaaacatatggtgacatgcagtggttgtcttttagctctgaaatgctgtccaatttgtagaggaaatattttatatataataaatccaattgcttcttga